One window of the Allorhizobium ampelinum S4 genome contains the following:
- a CDS encoding site-specific tyrosine recombinase XerD: MVDLGHARIEAFLEMMSAERGAAGNTLSSYERDLEDLHGFLATRKVSVMAATSDDLSAYLADLGHRGFEASSQARRLSALRQFYKFLYAEGLRGDDPTSILDTPKKGRPLPKTLSIADVDKLLSLAQAEAALDGPDRLQRLRRLALLELLYATGMRVSELVSLPANVLAQEGRFLVIRGKGNKERLVPLSRSAIAAMQVYAQAKEIEQAEKPPSKKTASKQTESKLGKSSGIGFLFPAASREGYLPRQVFARELKDLAIRAGLSGDAVSPHVLRHAFASHLLENGADLRVVQELLGHSDISTTQIYTHVLEERLQILVETHHPLAKHRKNHD, encoded by the coding sequence ATGGTTGATCTCGGCCACGCCCGTATCGAAGCTTTCCTTGAGATGATGAGCGCCGAGCGCGGTGCGGCGGGCAATACGCTCTCTTCCTATGAACGGGATCTGGAAGATTTGCATGGCTTTCTGGCCACGCGCAAAGTCAGCGTCATGGCCGCCACCAGCGACGACCTCTCCGCCTATCTGGCCGATCTTGGCCATCGCGGTTTCGAAGCCTCCTCCCAGGCCCGCCGGCTGTCGGCGCTTCGGCAATTCTACAAGTTTCTCTATGCCGAGGGACTGCGCGGCGACGATCCGACCTCGATCCTCGATACCCCGAAAAAGGGCCGGCCTCTGCCCAAGACCCTGTCGATTGCCGATGTCGACAAGCTCCTGTCCCTGGCCCAGGCCGAGGCGGCGTTGGACGGCCCAGACCGCCTGCAAAGGCTGCGGCGCCTGGCGCTGCTGGAGCTTCTTTATGCGACGGGCATGCGTGTCAGCGAACTGGTCTCGCTTCCGGCCAATGTGCTTGCGCAGGAGGGCCGGTTCCTGGTGATCCGCGGCAAGGGCAACAAGGAACGGCTGGTACCGCTGTCGCGCTCTGCCATCGCCGCCATGCAGGTTTACGCGCAGGCCAAGGAAATCGAACAGGCAGAAAAACCACCTTCGAAAAAAACAGCGTCGAAACAAACAGAGTCGAAACTGGGAAAATCATCGGGCATTGGCTTCCTGTTTCCAGCCGCCAGCCGTGAAGGCTATCTGCCCAGGCAGGTTTTCGCGCGGGAATTGAAAGATTTGGCCATTCGCGCCGGCCTCAGCGGCGATGCGGTGTCGCCGCATGTGCTCAGGCATGCTTTTGCCAGCCATTTGCTCGAAAACGGCGCGGATCTGCGTGTTGTGCAGGAATTACTGGGACATAGCGACATTTCGACGACGCAAATCTACACGCATGTGCTCGAAGAAAGGCTCCAGATTCTGGTTGAGACACATCACCCTCTTGCAAAACATAGGAAAAACCACGATTAG
- a CDS encoding acetyl-CoA carboxylase carboxyltransferase subunit alpha: MINYLDFEKPISDLEGKIHELKKLKSEDESIDTSEEIGRLEVRVREAMEEIYSKLNAWQKTQVARHPQRPHFVDYASRLFTDFTPLAGDRKFAEDAAIQAGLARFRGIPVAIIGQEKGSDTKSRLKHNFGSPRPEGYRKAIRVMEMADRFGLPVISLVDTAGAYPGVGAEERGQAEAIARSTEMCLNLKAPLISVVIGEGGSGGAIAIATGNRVYMLQHAIYSVISPEGAASILWRDSTRAKEAATNMKITAEDLKGFGIIDDIIPEPVGGAHRNPETVIDRTGETIAAALKDMSGQSGAELRTARRQKFLDIGRNL; encoded by the coding sequence ATGATCAACTATCTCGATTTCGAAAAGCCTATTTCCGACCTCGAAGGCAAGATTCACGAGTTGAAGAAGCTAAAGAGCGAGGATGAAAGCATCGACACCTCGGAAGAGATCGGTCGTCTGGAAGTCCGCGTGCGCGAAGCCATGGAAGAGATTTATTCCAAGCTGAATGCCTGGCAAAAAACCCAGGTCGCCCGCCATCCGCAACGTCCGCATTTCGTCGATTACGCATCGCGCCTGTTTACCGATTTCACGCCGCTGGCTGGCGACCGCAAATTTGCCGAGGATGCAGCCATCCAGGCTGGCCTGGCCCGTTTCCGGGGTATACCGGTGGCCATTATCGGCCAGGAAAAAGGCAGCGACACCAAATCGCGCCTGAAGCACAATTTCGGCAGCCCCCGGCCTGAAGGATATCGCAAGGCGATCCGCGTCATGGAAATGGCCGACCGTTTTGGCCTGCCGGTGATTTCGCTGGTCGATACCGCTGGCGCCTATCCTGGTGTCGGTGCGGAAGAGCGCGGCCAGGCCGAAGCCATCGCCCGCTCGACGGAAATGTGCCTTAACCTGAAAGCCCCGTTGATATCCGTCGTCATCGGCGAAGGCGGCTCCGGCGGCGCCATTGCCATTGCCACCGGCAACCGCGTCTATATGCTGCAACACGCCATCTATTCGGTGATTTCGCCTGAGGGTGCGGCCTCGATTCTATGGCGTGACAGCACGCGCGCCAAGGAAGCCGCCACCAATATGAAGATCACTGCGGAAGACCTGAAAGGTTTCGGCATTATCGACGATATCATTCCCGAACCGGTTGGCGGCGCCCATCGCAATCCCGAAACGGTTATCGACCGTACCGGGGAAACCATTGCAGCGGCACTGAAGGATATGTCTGGCCAAAGCGGGGCGGAACTGCGCACGGCGCGGCGCCAGAAATTCCTCGATATCGGCCGTAATCTGTAA
- a CDS encoding L,D-transpeptidase family protein — MRISNAALLIATALLLAGCNDTLDSVSEKKMPANVSNKVEQPLPPEILASLKAKGMERNSPIAIRIFKEEGVLEIWKAKTDGRFEKIADYQICAWSGKLGPKEKEGDRQAPEGFYALTPANLNPYSKYYLAINTGFPNKYDAVNNRNGTNLMIHGACSSSGCYSMTDAQILEIYAFARDAFRGGQQTVQLQAFPFRMTAENMARHRYSTHMPFWQMLKAGYDQFEVTKQPPQVGVCDKKYVFNQQVEAGKSLNPAGACPPMSTPPQLSAALASYNSAYSRDYAKAMKKYEDKVWYDPSEAERKALVADLKKGRDLAYAPTGSALKAGKLLKLSEVADPANPVISPRKTAATAAPLFASLDNSAKTGRYGAPSDPQTASTMSSGAVSSGAPANIDPTQTATVALPATGPVPVPNPVAPPPPQASMVAMDAASEPAAKPFWKFWAAR, encoded by the coding sequence ATGCGCATTTCAAACGCCGCCCTGCTGATCGCCACCGCCCTGCTTCTGGCAGGGTGCAACGATACCTTGGATAGCGTCAGCGAAAAGAAGATGCCGGCCAATGTGTCCAACAAGGTAGAGCAACCGCTGCCACCTGAAATCCTCGCCTCGCTGAAGGCGAAGGGCATGGAGCGAAACTCGCCGATCGCCATCCGGATTTTCAAGGAAGAAGGCGTTCTGGAAATCTGGAAAGCCAAGACTGACGGGCGTTTCGAGAAAATTGCCGACTACCAGATTTGTGCGTGGTCCGGGAAACTGGGACCGAAAGAGAAGGAAGGCGACCGGCAGGCGCCGGAGGGTTTCTACGCCCTGACGCCCGCCAATCTCAATCCCTATTCAAAATATTACCTGGCGATCAACACCGGCTTTCCCAACAAGTATGATGCCGTCAACAATCGCAACGGCACCAATCTGATGATCCATGGGGCCTGCTCGTCCTCCGGCTGCTATTCGATGACGGATGCCCAGATCCTGGAAATCTATGCCTTTGCCCGCGATGCCTTTCGCGGTGGCCAGCAGACCGTGCAATTGCAAGCCTTTCCGTTCCGCATGACCGCCGAAAACATGGCCCGGCATCGCTACAGCACCCACATGCCCTTCTGGCAGATGCTGAAGGCTGGCTACGACCAGTTCGAAGTCACCAAACAACCGCCACAAGTTGGGGTTTGCGACAAGAAATATGTCTTCAACCAGCAAGTCGAAGCAGGCAAAAGCCTGAACCCGGCGGGTGCCTGCCCACCGATGAGCACACCACCGCAACTGTCTGCGGCGCTTGCCTCCTATAATTCGGCCTATAGCCGCGACTATGCCAAGGCCATGAAGAAGTATGAGGACAAGGTCTGGTACGATCCAAGCGAAGCCGAACGCAAGGCTCTGGTTGCCGACCTGAAGAAAGGCCGCGACCTCGCCTATGCTCCGACAGGCTCAGCGCTGAAGGCTGGCAAGCTGTTGAAATTGTCCGAGGTCGCCGATCCCGCCAATCCGGTCATCAGCCCACGGAAAACCGCAGCGACAGCCGCCCCGCTGTTCGCATCGCTGGACAATTCCGCCAAGACCGGTCGCTATGGCGCGCCAAGCGATCCGCAGACGGCAAGCACTATGAGTTCTGGTGCTGTGAGTTCTGGTGCTCCGGCCAACATCGACCCAACGCAGACGGCAACCGTCGCCCTCCCGGCCACCGGCCCGGTTCCCGTGCCGAACCCGGTGGCGCCACCGCCGCCGCAAGCCAGCATGGTGGCCATGGATGCGGCCTCTGAGCCAGCGGCAAAACCCTTCTGGAAATTCTGGGCCGCCCGGTGA
- a CDS encoding sulfurtransferase TusA family protein: MTPEPEDILDLKGLKCPLPVLKSRKRLSGMAVGSRLIVETTDPLAIIDIPHFCREDGYILLSSERSATGHRFVIGKPDQMPTR, translated from the coding sequence GTGACCCCGGAGCCCGAAGACATCCTGGACCTCAAAGGGCTGAAATGCCCGCTTCCCGTGCTAAAATCGCGAAAACGTCTGTCGGGAATGGCGGTCGGTAGCCGGCTCATTGTTGAAACCACCGATCCCCTGGCGATTATCGATATCCCGCATTTCTGCCGGGAAGACGGATATATCCTGCTGTCCAGCGAGAGATCCGCGACCGGTCACCGCTTTGTGATCGGCAAGCCTGATCAGATGCCCACCCGATGA